The following proteins are co-located in the Sporosarcina pasteurii genome:
- the fliI gene encoding flagellar protein export ATPase FliI — protein sequence MRKAEELTEFIPTINTYKKFGRVVRVVGLMIESQGPESSIGDVCHIHLNNGLKGETTIMAEVVGFREEIVILMPYTDIQDIASGCLVEGIGKPLEIKVGMNLLGKVLDSMGNPMDGSQLPRGLSTVRTNREPPNALSRPPIDDKLEVGVKAIDGMLTVGNGQRVGIFAGSGVGKSTLLGMIARNTKADINIIALIGERGREVREFVERDLGPEGLKRSIVIAATSDQPALMRIKGAFTATAIAEYFRDKGMNVMLMMDSVTRVAMAQREIGLAVGEPPATRGYTPSVFSILPKLLERTGTNEHGAITAFYTVLVDGDDMNEPIADTVRGILDGHIVLDRSLANKGQYPAINVLSSVSRLMSHITSPEHIKAAEKLRDLYYTYSKSEDLINIGAYKRGTSPEVDMAIDYEPLITNFLKQSFNDNISIEDTINELVELGVGAGM from the coding sequence GTGAGAAAAGCGGAAGAATTGACGGAATTTATCCCAACCATTAATACATATAAGAAATTTGGTCGAGTCGTCCGTGTCGTCGGTCTGATGATTGAATCCCAAGGTCCAGAAAGTTCTATCGGTGATGTGTGCCATATTCATTTGAATAATGGGTTGAAAGGTGAGACAACGATTATGGCGGAAGTAGTCGGATTCCGTGAAGAAATCGTAATACTTATGCCTTATACAGATATTCAAGATATTGCAAGTGGTTGTCTTGTCGAGGGAATTGGGAAACCATTGGAAATTAAAGTCGGCATGAATTTACTTGGCAAAGTACTAGATTCTATGGGAAATCCAATGGACGGTAGCCAATTACCAAGAGGATTGTCGACGGTACGGACAAATCGTGAACCGCCGAACGCACTCAGTCGACCACCTATCGATGACAAGTTAGAAGTCGGTGTAAAGGCGATTGATGGCATGCTGACAGTTGGTAATGGACAAAGAGTCGGTATCTTTGCCGGTTCTGGTGTAGGTAAAAGTACATTACTTGGAATGATTGCTCGTAATACAAAAGCAGACATTAATATTATTGCGCTTATCGGTGAACGTGGACGTGAAGTTCGTGAATTCGTTGAAAGGGACCTTGGACCAGAAGGGTTAAAACGTTCAATTGTTATCGCTGCAACATCTGATCAACCGGCCTTAATGCGAATTAAAGGTGCTTTCACAGCTACTGCAATTGCAGAGTATTTCCGCGATAAAGGAATGAATGTCATGTTAATGATGGACTCTGTGACGAGAGTTGCGATGGCGCAACGAGAAATTGGATTAGCTGTCGGGGAACCGCCAGCGACTCGCGGTTATACGCCATCAGTCTTTTCTATTTTGCCGAAACTGCTAGAAAGAACTGGGACAAATGAACACGGAGCAATCACGGCATTTTATACAGTACTTGTCGATGGTGATGATATGAATGAACCAATTGCAGATACAGTTCGGGGGATTCTAGACGGTCATATCGTATTGGACCGATCATTGGCAAATAAAGGTCAATATCCGGCAATCAATGTTTTGAGTAGTGTAAGCCGATTGATGAGTCATATTACAAGTCCGGAACACATAAAAGCTGCTGAGAAATTAAGAGATTTATATTATACCTACAGCAAATCCGAAGACCTGATTAATATTGGAGCATATAAACGTGGCACATCCCCCGAAGTGGATATGGCAATTGATTATGAACCGCTTATTACAAACTTTTTGAAACAAAGCTTTAACGATAACATTTCAATTGAAGACACAATCAATGAGCTAGTTGAACTAGGCGTAGGAGCTGGGATGTAA
- a CDS encoding MotE family protein — protein MVKNKKTANKSSASHREKSSNTLRNVMMMMLITLLFTTAIILVIAKFNNVNVFEAVKEITTEFPVVNQDKKEKSNPNEAVLGDRIVTLQAEIHEKETQVHKLQQQLDASTSEVEALILEQEKLLEEIAELKRTNDSAKQKASEMVTTFEKMSAKSAAPVLTKMSDAEALQILSNLKPDALAAILEKMSPEDAAKYMSMMTN, from the coding sequence ATGGTGAAAAATAAAAAAACGGCAAACAAAAGTTCAGCCAGTCATAGAGAAAAGTCTTCAAATACGCTTCGAAACGTCATGATGATGATGCTCATTACACTACTGTTCACGACTGCTATTATTCTTGTCATAGCAAAATTTAATAACGTAAATGTGTTTGAAGCGGTCAAAGAAATCACTACCGAATTCCCAGTTGTGAATCAAGACAAAAAAGAAAAATCTAACCCAAATGAAGCAGTTTTAGGAGACCGTATCGTTACATTGCAAGCTGAAATTCATGAAAAAGAAACACAAGTTCATAAGTTACAACAACAGTTAGACGCTTCCACAAGTGAAGTTGAAGCATTAATTTTAGAACAAGAAAAACTGTTGGAGGAAATTGCTGAGCTAAAGCGTACCAATGATTCCGCAAAACAAAAAGCGAGTGAAATGGTGACGACATTTGAGAAAATGTCAGCAAAATCAGCCGCACCCGTCTTGACTAAAATGAGTGACGCAGAAGCGTTGCAAATCCTGTCGAATTTAAAACCAGATGCGCTGGCAGCAAT
- the fliJ gene encoding flagellar export protein FliJ has translation MKPYHYRFENVLTYRELEKSETEIDYQAAVESFEQIGTELYELLKQKETTIMNQQKQMEEGFSINDIHHYMRFIDSLEKKIEQVQQLVIKARAKMQWYEQKLLERTMEVRKFEKMKEKDWEEYQRDMEYQEAQRLDELSTLTFRGKEIG, from the coding sequence ATGAAGCCTTATCATTATCGTTTTGAAAATGTCCTTACATACCGCGAACTAGAAAAAAGCGAAACAGAGATAGATTATCAAGCCGCTGTGGAATCTTTTGAACAGATTGGTACTGAACTTTATGAGCTATTGAAGCAAAAAGAAACGACGATAATGAATCAACAAAAACAGATGGAAGAAGGCTTTTCCATTAACGATATCCACCATTACATGCGTTTTATTGATAGTCTCGAAAAGAAGATTGAACAAGTACAGCAACTAGTTATTAAAGCACGCGCTAAGATGCAGTGGTATGAACAGAAATTACTAGAAAGAACGATGGAAGTTCGTAAGTTTGAAAAGATGAAAGAGAAAGATTGGGAAGAATATCAGCGTGATATGGAGTATCAAGAAGCACAAAGGCTTGATGAGTTATCTACGCTGACGTTTCGTGGAAAAGAAATCGGGTGA